The genomic window CAACAAGTGCGTGCCCTGGCAGTGGCCTTGATGGTGCTGGGAGCCTTGCTGTGTCTGTTGCTGTGGCTGTGGGGAGCCCATTCCTACGATGTCGTGCTGGTGCTGTTCCCCAATTTGTTTGCCCTGGGGGCGCCGGTGTTGATGATCGGTCATGAGGAAGAAACCGGAACCCTGGCTTGGTCGCGGACGTTGCCGATCGGTTGGCTCAGTGCGCTAATCAGCAAGTGGTTGGTGGCCGTGGCCGGCTTGGCAATCGCTTGGGCGATTTCGTTGTTCTTTTATCAGTTCACGCCATCGGCTCGCCAATATGTCAGCAGCTTGGACTTGATGGGAGCGCCGTCGTACATGCTCTCGTTTTCGCTGAGCTTGTTGGCCTGTGGGTTCATGTTGTCTTGGTGGCTTCGCAAGCCCGTGTTCACGTTGTTTGTGTTGGTGGCGTTGATGGCTGCGGTGTACATGGGGTGTTTCGCATTGGCAGAACAACTATGGGGGCGTCGACACGCCGCAGACGGTGGCGTCGTTCCGTTGTTAGCCGTCGCCGCCGCGGTGATGGCGGTGGCATCGGTGTTCTTTGCGCGCCGCACCTGGACGCGACCCTGGGGCCGCAAATCGACTCGTGTGGCACGATCGATGGAGGTGGTGGTGCGACCGTATCGACCGACCGAAGTGGTTCCGGTAGTGCCGCCCGGTGCGCGATTCGCTCTGTTGTGGCAGCATGCTCGGCAGACACTGCCGATCGCTTTGCCGGCGTTCGTGGTGGGGACCTTGCTGGCGTTATCGCCGTTGCTGGCAGACCGTCTTAATCCCTTGTTTGTGTTGGTGCCGGTGGTGGCGGCATTGTTGTTAGGCGTCAGCACTTTTCTGACCGACAACACGGACGGGCGTCATCGTTTTCTGGCAGAACGCGGCTTTTCGGCATGGACGGTTTGGTGGACGCGGCAACTGATCCCGTTAGCGATGACCGGTATCATCCTGGTGTTGGTCATAATTACCTGGAGCTCGCATAGCACTACATCGCACCGGCAACTTGGCGAACCCTTTGTCGGCATGTTGGTCGCTATGTGCGCCGCCTTTGTGTCGGGGCAATTCACCGCGATGGTGGTCCAACGCCCGACGCTGGCTTTGTTATGTTCGCCGCTGACGTTTATCGCGATGTGGTTTGCGACGTTACCGTTGATCCATATCTATTCCGGATTTCGGTTTGGCATGTGGGCGATGCTCTGCCTGGGCCTGCTGGTGATGTGGTTGGCGACCTTGCGGTTGTGTCGGCGATGGTTGGATGATTGGCGGACGGTGGGATTTTATTCGCGGGCGATCGGTTGGATTTCAGCGGCCGCCTTGGTAGCCTTCGTGGGTTTGATCGGGCAGCGGTGGATCACGACTCCGGCCGCCATGCCCCAGTGGAAGAAACAGGTCTTGGCAACCGCGGCTGCGTTGCCGGATGGTGCCCCGCAGCTGCTTTTCGCATCGTCCGCTTGGTCTAGCAGGACTCCCAGCGCGATTGACGAAATGTGCGAGGCGATCAATGGTCCGGATGGTGCGGTCTTCTCGGATCAGACAGCGAATCATTTGGATCGGTATTTCGAATTGCTTTCCAGCCTAAGCATGTACGCGGCAGATGAGCCCCAGGAAATCGATGCGGCGGAACGGCGTCGAACGGAACAGTACGCCGAGCTGATCGAGGCTTCGTTTAACACCTTGGAGCGTTATCGCGACAGCGGCCGGCTTCGTTACAGCGACTTTGCCGATGGCATTGAATTGGAATTGGTCAGCGAGTTGTCTAAGCAGCAGGTGCGTGATTGGTTGGGGCAGCAAAGGTGGGAAACGTTTGTGGAGCGTCTGGCCACGCCGGAGCAACGCCGTGAAGCTCGGCGGCGAGCCTTGCTGCTTAGTTATCAAGAATTCGCGCGGCCTCGAGAGTCCTTTGCGGGTTCGGGCGATGTTGGCAACCGTCTGTTGGGCGGCTACTGGGTGATGGGGGATCAGCGGCACATCTTTGCGTGGGAACGTTTTCGCACGCGTCGGCTGGTCGATCGCGCGGTGCGGATCAGCCTGGAACAGCTGGATCAGCCCCAACGAATGGGCTTCGGTGGCCCGCGGTGGGAGGCTTGGTGGGATGTATGGGAAGACCCCCACAGGAACGCTGTAGCGGAACCGACCCGCCACTGGCACAGCGCGTTGGACCAAACCGTGCTGGACTTGAAGGCCCAGTTGCGGTGAGACCTACTACCGGGCCTTTGAATACGATAAGATGGGCCGCGAAATAGTTCGCAAGCATCCGTTCGTATTCTGCAAGTAAAAGGTTCCGGCAGCATGGAAGGCCAACAATGGCTGGACTGGGTTTCTCGCTTTACGCATGTTGCCACGGCGATCACGCTGATCGGCGGCAGCGTGTTTACGGCCTTTGTACTGGTGCCCGCCGCTCAGAAACTGGACTCATCTTCGCACGATACTCTGGCGGAGGCCGTGGCCGCTCGCTGGAAGCGGTTTGTGCACATTGGCATTCTGCTGTTTTTGATCAGCGGCTTTTATAACTACATCCGTGCCATCGACAGTCATCGCGGCGATGGGCTGTATCACGCCCTGCTGGGAACCAAGATGCTGCTGGCCTTGGTGGTGTTCTTTCTGGCTTCCGCGTTGGTGGGACGATCCGCCAAGCTGGAGGGGATCCGACGCGGCCGCGCCAAGTGGCTCCGCGTGCTGATCTTGTTGGCGACCATCATTGTCGCCATCTCTGGTTTCGTGAAAGTCCGTGGGGGCCCTGACTCGCCACCTTCTCCGACCATCACCGAGTAGTCTGGATGTCTGTCAAGATTGATTGTAGTGGAGCGACAGACACGGGACGTGTCCGCAAAAACAATCAGGACCAGTTCCTGATCGCGGAACTTAAAAAATCCATGTTAGTACAGGCCTGCAGTCTGCCCCTGGAACAGCAGTCACGCCTGTTCGGCAACGCCCAGGGACATCTGTTATTGGTCGCCGACGGCATGGGCGGGCACGCGGCCGGCGAGCGAGCCAGTGAGTTGGCCGTGGACTACATGATCCAACGGCTGCTCAATAGCGTGCACTGGTTTTTTAGACTGGAAGATGACGTCGAAAAAGACTTCTTGCTGCATCTACAGAATCTCTTGCAGGAAGCCCACCAGCGGATTCTTGACGATGGCGTGGTGAATGTCGAAAACCGCGGCATGGGCACCACGCTGACGATGGCCTACGCGATTTGGCCGCGGCTGTACGTCGTGCATGCCGGGGACACGCGTTGCTACTTGATCCGCGATGGACAAGCCGAATGTATGACCCGCGATCACACCTTGGCACGTCAGCTGGTCGAGAGCGGAGGCATGCGGCCCGAAGAGGAAGCGGAAAGTCGCTGGAGCAACGTGTTGTGGAATGTGCTGGGCGGCCACGGCGATGGAGACATCACGGTGGAAGTCAGCAAAGCGACGCTGCAGGTGGGCGACGCGATCATGCTGTGCAGCGATGGGCTGTATCGGTATCTGGACGAACCGGCGATCGCCGACATCGTGAGCCGAGCGAGCTCGGCGGCCGCAGCCTGTGATGAACTGATTCGGTTAGCCAATCTGCGTGGTGGCGAAGACAATATCACCGCCGTGGTGGGACGCTATCCGCGGCCGTTGGAAGCCAGCGATCTCGACGACGACTTTGTGGCCGCGCCGCGCGACCCCAGCGACGAAGACACCAAACCGCAAGGCGGTTAGCGGAGCACCGGAGCGCCGGGACGTCGGGACGCCGGACGTAGCCGAAGTCGCCAGACTTTGGTTGCTGGGACAAAAGGGACAAAAGGGACGGGATTTCAAATCTGAAATTTGAAATCTCAAATCTGAACCCTCCGCTGCCCCGCCGCTGCCGCTTTCCGGGAACCGCCGGCGGGTCTCTGCGTCCATCCCCTTGTGGGTCGCCTACGGTGAGGCTGCTCGCAGTCTACTTCTTTTCGCTTTATGGGAGCGCCAGGCATGCGTCCGTTCAATCGCCCACTCTGTATGGCTCTGCTGGTTGGGGCCGGCTGCCTGATTTTTTCCGCCGGCTCGGCGCTCGCGCAGGGTTTTTTACTGCCGGAGAATCCGGACAGCCCGATCTGGCGGCGACCGCCCAATCGCCAACCTGTGCAAACGTACCGTGTCGATAAAATCGAAGTCGACGCGGCGATTAAGGATCAGGTCGCCACGGTGCAGGTGTCGCAAACCTTCCGCAATACCTGCTCGCAAACGCTACAAGTCCGCTTTGTGTTTCCCATGCCCTACGACGGCGCGGTCGACCAGATGACGTTTTTGGTCGACGGGGACGAATTGCCCGGCAAATTGATGGACGCCGATAAGGCTCGCAAACAGTTTGCCGACTATGTCCGCCGCATGCAGGACCCCGCACTGGTGCAGTGGATCGGGCCGGGCGTTTTTCAAACTCAAGTTTTTCCAGTTCCCGCCGGAGCCGAACGCACGGTCTCGCTGCGCTATACCCAACTGCTACAACGCAACGGATCGATGACCGACTGGCTGTTGCCGCTCAAACCCGCCGCTTCGGGTGGCACCCCGGTGGGGCAGATCAACGTCTCCGCTCGCATCCGCAGTTCCGTACCGCTGACCAATGTTTACAGTCCCACCCATGAAGTGACCGTCAAAAAGCCCAATTCGCAAACCGCGACCATCAAGTTGAGTCAGTCCGGCAAACGCAATCTGGGGGATATGCGAGTGATGTGGGACGTGGGCGAAGATCCCGTGCCGATGTCGTTGGTGGGCTATCGCGGGGAGCGAGACGAAGACGGCTATTTCATGCTGCTGCTGCAACCGGACCTGCCCGAGCCCTCGGCCAAAGATCGTCGCCGCGGCAAACACGTGATCCTGGTGCTGGACAAAAGCGGCAGCATGAAACGCGAAAAGATCGAGCAGGCTCGCAACGCGGCGAGCTACGTTCTGGATCGCTTAAAACCCCGCGATCAGTTCGAATTGATCACCTATGACAATGGCGTTGAGGCTTACGCCGAATCGATGACCGATGCCGACGAAGACACCATTGAGGACGCCAAGGATTATGTGTCATCGATCCTGGCCGGTGGCGGTACCAACATTCATGAAGCCTTGCTGACGGCGCTGCACACCGCCAGCGATGTCGACGGGTCGCCGTACATCGTGTTCCTGACCGATGGACGGCCCACGGTGGGCACCGTCGAAGTCGCAAAAATTGTTTCGGCCGCAAAAAAAGCTAACGACTCCAACGCCCGCCTGCTCAGCTTGGGCGTGGGCCACGACGTCAACAGTCACCTGCTGGACAAGCTGTCCGCCAACCTGCAGGGCCAATCGATCTACGTCAGCCCCGGCGAAGCCATCGACGATCACGTCAAACGCCTGTACGACCGCATTGGCGCGCCGGCACTGACGGATGCGAAATTGACGATCACCGTGGAAGGTAAGAAACGTTCGGTTCGCCAACTGTACCCGCAGGACATGGTCGACCTGTTCTCCGGCGACCAAGTGGTGGTGGTCGGACGCTATCGACACGCCGGCGATGTGCGGATCGAATTGACGGGTAAGCTGGGAGACGAGCGGAAGACCTACACCTACCGTTCCCACTTGCCAGGCGTTTCCGAGAGTCATCGTCGCGATGCTTTTGTGGAACGCTTGTGGGCGGTGCGTCGCATCGGTTCGATCATCGATGACATCGACC from Roseimaritima ulvae includes these protein-coding regions:
- a CDS encoding PP2C family protein-serine/threonine phosphatase, which encodes MSVKIDCSGATDTGRVRKNNQDQFLIAELKKSMLVQACSLPLEQQSRLFGNAQGHLLLVADGMGGHAAGERASELAVDYMIQRLLNSVHWFFRLEDDVEKDFLLHLQNLLQEAHQRILDDGVVNVENRGMGTTLTMAYAIWPRLYVVHAGDTRCYLIRDGQAECMTRDHTLARQLVESGGMRPEEEAESRWSNVLWNVLGGHGDGDITVEVSKATLQVGDAIMLCSDGLYRYLDEPAIADIVSRASSAAAACDELIRLANLRGGEDNITAVVGRYPRPLEASDLDDDFVAAPRDPSDEDTKPQGG
- a CDS encoding VIT and vWA domain-containing protein translates to MALLVGAGCLIFSAGSALAQGFLLPENPDSPIWRRPPNRQPVQTYRVDKIEVDAAIKDQVATVQVSQTFRNTCSQTLQVRFVFPMPYDGAVDQMTFLVDGDELPGKLMDADKARKQFADYVRRMQDPALVQWIGPGVFQTQVFPVPAGAERTVSLRYTQLLQRNGSMTDWLLPLKPAASGGTPVGQINVSARIRSSVPLTNVYSPTHEVTVKKPNSQTATIKLSQSGKRNLGDMRVMWDVGEDPVPMSLVGYRGERDEDGYFMLLLQPDLPEPSAKDRRRGKHVILVLDKSGSMKREKIEQARNAASYVLDRLKPRDQFELITYDNGVEAYAESMTDADEDTIEDAKDYVSSILAGGGTNIHEALLTALHTASDVDGSPYIVFLTDGRPTVGTVEVAKIVSAAKKANDSNARLLSLGVGHDVNSHLLDKLSANLQGQSIYVSPGEAIDDHVKRLYDRIGAPALTDAKLTITVEGKKRSVRQLYPQDMVDLFSGDQVVVVGRYRHAGDVRIELTGKLGDERKTYTYRSHLPGVSESHRRDAFVERLWAVRRIGSIIDDIDLNGEKPELVDELIALSKKHGVLTPYTAFLADEDVGLNDRRLQQANTRRNLGRLHAESGADAFRQRAAKSLYKTAPRAGAAEEAIADFAMSESSAAGAGGYGRGSIASSAPAAPGLAGGQPAQPAPAGGSAPTSRRDKLRQIEGKTFYSRGGVLIDAEASDEQVAAAEAIEQFSDRYFKLLEELDDKQKAWLAQDDEILFVVKGKAYKIVKAK